A stretch of the Streptomyces venezuelae genome encodes the following:
- a CDS encoding glycoside hydrolase family 15 protein, producing the protein MNRYPPIAEHGMVGDLQTAALVSSGGTIDWWCTPRFDSPSIFGSLLDRERGGHCRLAAELPEDSGATVRQLYLSDTAVLVNRFLAPGGVGEVADFMAPIEGRVPSDRHRLIRVARVVRGSLAFDFSCRPRFDYARAGHSLTRPDDHTAVFHGPGTDLHLQATDRVTLRTDGDDVTAHFTLAAGDVAALVLTGTASGAPAPDLPSLAGIADELEACRTFWHSWMRSSTYRGRWRDMVNRSAITLKLLTYAPTGAPIAAATMGLPEQIGGERNWDYRYTWVRDASLSVRALIDLGFEEEAHAFRRWLRDRIEAGATASGDPLQIMYRVDGDPYLHEETLDHLEGYQGSRPVRAGNAAADQLQLDIYGEAADALMVADDMGAIRGWKAISDVLDWLAGNWDRPDEGIWETRGGRQNFTYSRLMTWVALDAGVRLATAHSRPADLARWTAVRDTVFRQIVERGWNEERRAFVQHYDTHVLDASLLLMPRVGFISPRDPDWLSTLDAMDRELVSDSLVYRYDPAASPDGLRGSEGTFTLCSFLYVEALARSGRLHQARYAFDKMLTYANHVGLFAEEIGPSGEQLGNFPQAFTHLALIAAAMALDEQLDKAETRPTPGTGLRYSLGRD; encoded by the coding sequence CTGAACCGATATCCGCCCATCGCCGAGCACGGCATGGTCGGCGATCTTCAGACGGCCGCGTTGGTGTCCTCCGGCGGAACCATCGACTGGTGGTGCACGCCCCGCTTCGATTCCCCCAGCATCTTCGGCTCGCTCCTGGACCGTGAGCGGGGCGGCCACTGCCGGCTCGCCGCGGAGCTTCCGGAGGACAGCGGTGCCACGGTCCGCCAGCTGTACCTCTCCGACACCGCAGTCCTGGTCAACCGCTTCCTGGCCCCCGGTGGCGTCGGCGAGGTCGCCGACTTCATGGCACCGATCGAGGGCAGGGTCCCCTCGGACCGGCACCGCCTGATCAGGGTCGCCCGGGTGGTCCGGGGCAGCCTGGCCTTCGACTTCAGCTGCCGCCCGCGCTTCGACTACGCGCGCGCCGGCCACTCCCTCACCCGGCCCGACGACCACACGGCGGTCTTCCACGGCCCGGGGACCGACCTGCACCTCCAGGCCACCGACCGCGTCACGCTCCGTACCGACGGCGACGACGTCACGGCCCACTTCACCCTCGCGGCCGGCGACGTGGCCGCCCTCGTCCTGACCGGCACCGCGAGCGGCGCCCCGGCCCCGGACCTGCCCTCCCTGGCCGGCATCGCCGACGAGCTGGAGGCATGCCGTACGTTCTGGCACTCCTGGATGCGCTCGTCCACCTACCGGGGCCGCTGGCGGGACATGGTCAACCGCTCGGCGATCACCCTCAAACTCCTCACCTACGCCCCCACCGGGGCGCCGATCGCCGCGGCGACCATGGGTCTGCCCGAGCAGATCGGCGGCGAACGCAACTGGGACTACCGGTACACCTGGGTCCGCGACGCCTCACTGTCGGTCCGGGCCCTGATCGACCTGGGCTTCGAGGAGGAGGCCCACGCCTTCCGGCGCTGGCTGCGCGACCGTATCGAGGCGGGTGCGACCGCCTCGGGCGACCCCCTGCAGATCATGTACCGGGTGGACGGGGACCCGTACCTGCACGAGGAGACCCTCGACCACCTGGAGGGCTACCAGGGCTCCAGACCCGTACGGGCGGGCAACGCGGCAGCCGACCAGCTCCAGCTCGACATCTACGGCGAGGCGGCCGACGCCCTCATGGTGGCCGACGACATGGGCGCCATCCGCGGCTGGAAGGCCATCAGCGACGTACTGGACTGGCTGGCCGGCAACTGGGACCGCCCCGACGAAGGCATCTGGGAAACCCGCGGAGGCCGCCAGAACTTCACCTACAGCCGGCTGATGACCTGGGTCGCCCTGGACGCCGGTGTCCGTCTGGCGACCGCCCACTCCCGCCCCGCCGACCTCGCCCGCTGGACCGCGGTGAGGGACACGGTGTTCCGGCAGATCGTCGAACGCGGCTGGAACGAGGAGCGGCGGGCCTTCGTCCAGCACTACGACACCCACGTCCTGGACGCGTCCCTGCTGCTGATGCCCCGGGTCGGCTTCATCTCCCCGCGGGACCCGGACTGGCTCAGCACCCTCGACGCCATGGACCGGGAGCTGGTCAGCGACAGCCTGGTCTACCGCTACGACCCCGCGGCCTCCCCCGACGGCCTGCGCGGCTCGGAGGGCACCTTCACCCTGTGCAGCTTCCTGTACGTCGAGGCCCTGGCCCGGTCCGGCAGGCTCCACCAGGCCCGGTACGCCTTCGACAAGATGCTCACCTACGCCAACCACGTCGGCCTGTTCGCCGAGGAGATCGGCCCCTCGGGCGAACAGCTGGGCAACTTCCCCCAGGCCTTCACGCACCTGGCCCTGATCGCGGCGGCCATGGCCCTGGACGAACAACTGGACAAGGCGGAAACCCGCCCGACCCCGGGCACCGGCCTCAGGTACAGCCTGGGACGGGACTAG
- a CDS encoding DUF4407 domain-containing protein gives MSADAPARPSGRAGEEADFPWLPAPAPGPAPEAPRGRARGRRRPPPAVYLRRLIGVREDVLDWVPEERARYTWYGAIVLNTALLGGASMALAIATIRDELPLAVALVVAAIWFWVVLALDSWLVSSTHGIPAKGRLRALLPRLFLSVLLGLAIAEPLLFQIFDKEIRQEISVGHKRDVEAYRGSLMACNPVDGTATAGRPDCAGFQLNVPGSPGALREQIARNAAEVKERQAQVAAIDKTLSEKMAAEQRECDYQKKYVWKNGGRDVTETCKRARKDATAYSETSQADQHQKDLAALIQKGRDLTAQEATAGETYRPALVKAIDERTRSHEQSLDDDGLLTSAHALGTVAWSDWYAGFVAVLLHILLLTVDAMPVLAKLMSGPTSYDRALTGRLEAGRRRHAEELQVRHACEAAEHEARRHRSAQEAANGMDAVEHTYRLAQSERAQAFRTELDARAARLRNP, from the coding sequence GTGTCGGCTGACGCACCGGCCCGCCCGTCCGGGCGCGCCGGCGAGGAGGCGGACTTCCCGTGGCTGCCGGCACCGGCCCCCGGCCCGGCCCCCGAGGCGCCGCGGGGAAGGGCGCGCGGGCGCCGCCGGCCGCCGCCGGCGGTGTACCTCCGCCGGCTGATCGGGGTCCGCGAGGACGTCCTCGACTGGGTTCCGGAGGAACGCGCCCGCTACACCTGGTACGGGGCCATCGTCCTGAACACGGCGCTGCTGGGCGGCGCCTCGATGGCCCTGGCCATCGCCACCATCCGGGACGAACTGCCGCTCGCGGTGGCGCTGGTGGTGGCGGCGATCTGGTTCTGGGTGGTGCTGGCCCTGGACAGCTGGCTGGTGTCGAGCACCCACGGCATCCCCGCCAAGGGCCGGCTGCGGGCCCTGCTGCCGCGGCTGTTCCTGTCCGTGCTGCTGGGCCTGGCCATCGCCGAGCCGCTGCTGTTCCAGATCTTCGACAAGGAGATACGCCAGGAGATCAGCGTCGGCCACAAGCGGGACGTGGAGGCCTACCGGGGCAGTCTGATGGCCTGCAACCCGGTTGACGGCACGGCGACCGCGGGCCGGCCGGACTGCGCCGGGTTCCAGCTGAACGTACCCGGCTCGCCGGGCGCACTGCGCGAGCAGATCGCCCGTAACGCGGCGGAGGTCAAGGAGCGCCAGGCCCAGGTGGCGGCCATCGACAAGACCCTCTCCGAGAAGATGGCCGCCGAGCAGCGCGAATGCGACTACCAGAAGAAGTACGTCTGGAAGAACGGCGGCCGGGACGTCACCGAGACCTGCAAGCGGGCGCGCAAGGACGCCACGGCCTACAGCGAGACGAGCCAGGCCGACCAGCACCAGAAAGACCTTGCGGCGCTCATCCAGAAGGGCCGGGACCTGACCGCCCAGGAGGCCACGGCCGGCGAAACCTACCGCCCCGCGCTGGTCAAGGCCATCGACGAGCGGACCCGCAGCCACGAGCAGTCCCTGGACGACGACGGCCTGCTGACCAGCGCACACGCGCTGGGCACGGTGGCCTGGTCGGACTGGTACGCCGGGTTCGTCGCCGTCCTGCTGCACATCCTGCTGCTGACGGTGGACGCGATGCCGGTGCTGGCGAAGCTGATGAGCGGTCCCACCAGCTACGACCGGGCCCTCACCGGCCGCCTGGAGGCCGGCCGCCGCCGGCACGCGGAGGAACTCCAGGTCCGCCACGCCTGCGAGGCCGCGGAACACGAGGCCCGGCGCCACCGCTCGGCCCAGGAGGCGGCGAACGGCATGGACGCGGTGGAGCACACCTACCGGCTGGCCCAGTCGGAACGCGCCCAGGCGTTCCGCACGGAACTCGACGCCCGCGCGGCCCGCCTCCGCAACCCGTAA
- a CDS encoding Crp/Fnr family transcriptional regulator, producing the protein MPLQPSPEPSREWPDRSLLALLSPPARRELLGAGTEVRYGAGAVLLTEGARDRHVLLLMSGLAKVTATVENGQASLLAVRVAGDTVGEMAALDGAPRSATVTACGPLTARVMQPAALNELMVRRPEVAMALTRMVADRLRWANRRRLEFRGYPVKVRMARLLVELAERYGRQDADGVVVGCRLTQPEIAALTGAAETTIHKGLRELREEGLLETGYRTTAIRDLPRLRKLADLAG; encoded by the coding sequence GTGCCGCTCCAGCCAAGCCCCGAGCCGAGCCGCGAGTGGCCGGACCGCAGCCTGCTCGCCCTGCTGTCGCCCCCGGCCCGCCGGGAACTGCTCGGCGCGGGCACCGAGGTGCGCTACGGAGCGGGTGCCGTACTCCTCACCGAAGGGGCCCGGGACCGCCATGTCCTGCTGCTGATGTCCGGGCTCGCCAAGGTCACGGCCACGGTCGAGAACGGGCAGGCCTCGTTGCTGGCGGTGCGGGTCGCCGGGGACACGGTCGGCGAGATGGCCGCCCTGGACGGCGCCCCCCGCTCGGCGACGGTGACGGCCTGCGGCCCGCTGACCGCTCGGGTGATGCAGCCGGCCGCCCTGAACGAGCTGATGGTGCGCCGCCCCGAGGTGGCCATGGCACTGACCCGGATGGTTGCGGACCGGCTGCGCTGGGCCAACCGGCGCCGGCTGGAGTTCCGCGGTTATCCGGTGAAGGTACGGATGGCCCGGCTGCTGGTGGAGCTCGCCGAGCGGTACGGGCGGCAGGACGCGGACGGGGTGGTGGTCGGCTGCCGGCTCACCCAGCCCGAGATCGCCGCGCTGACCGGGGCCGCCGAGACCACCATCCACAAGGGCCTGCGCGAACTGCGGGAGGAGGGCCTGCTGGAGACCGGCTACCGCACCACCGCCATCCGGGACCTGCCCAGGCTCCGCAAACTCGCGGACCTCGCCGGCTGA
- a CDS encoding CapA family protein translates to MIQNAALALALTAALSGCSLFKGGDAAGSAGEGGTAGAGGRSFTVAAAGDVLIHPQLTDQAARDAKAAGKAGYDFDKIMDGVKPVVSKADLGICHMEPVLGKPNGPFQSFPDFLVPPQIANTLKNIGYDTCSTASNHVLDHGPEGVYRTLDTLDKAGLKHTGSARSQAEADKTLIMDVKGVKVAQISYAFGFNGREVPKDKPWLANLIDFDRIAAAEKSARAAGAEVVILSLHWGREHQPNASKPQLKLARKIAEKTGINLVIGHHAHVVQPFEKVAGTWVAYGLGNQLARHDVPSGLTEEGVIGWFEFTEKKGGTWDVQARYVPTFTDIPPDPEAEPGSAAAPGAAPGPVRDHRLVDVAAALRNGKDLLPEQRSRYRLAFERTQGTVLNRGAANDGLRPLQELPGG, encoded by the coding sequence ATGATCCAAAATGCCGCGCTCGCCCTTGCGTTGACGGCTGCCCTTTCGGGCTGCAGCCTCTTCAAAGGCGGGGATGCGGCGGGGAGCGCCGGCGAGGGTGGGACGGCCGGCGCGGGGGGCCGCTCCTTCACGGTGGCGGCGGCCGGCGATGTTCTGATCCACCCGCAGCTGACCGACCAGGCGGCCCGGGACGCGAAGGCCGCGGGCAAGGCCGGGTACGACTTCGACAAGATCATGGACGGCGTGAAGCCGGTCGTCTCCAAGGCCGACCTGGGCATCTGCCACATGGAACCGGTGCTGGGGAAGCCGAACGGCCCGTTCCAGAGCTTCCCCGACTTCCTGGTTCCGCCGCAGATCGCGAACACCCTCAAGAACATCGGCTACGACACCTGCTCGACGGCCTCCAACCACGTCCTCGACCACGGACCCGAGGGCGTGTACCGGACGCTCGACACCCTCGACAAGGCGGGCCTGAAGCACACCGGCTCCGCCCGCAGCCAGGCCGAGGCCGACAAGACCCTGATCATGGACGTCAAGGGCGTCAAGGTCGCCCAGATCTCCTACGCCTTCGGGTTCAACGGCCGCGAGGTCCCCAAGGACAAGCCGTGGCTGGCCAACCTGATCGACTTCGACAGGATCGCCGCCGCGGAGAAGTCCGCCCGCGCAGCCGGCGCCGAGGTCGTCATCCTCTCCCTCCACTGGGGCCGTGAGCACCAGCCCAACGCGAGCAAGCCGCAGCTCAAGCTGGCCCGCAAGATCGCCGAGAAGACCGGGATCAACCTGGTCATCGGCCACCACGCCCATGTGGTGCAGCCCTTCGAGAAGGTCGCCGGCACCTGGGTCGCGTACGGCCTGGGCAACCAGCTCGCCCGCCACGACGTGCCCAGCGGCCTGACCGAAGAAGGCGTCATCGGCTGGTTCGAGTTCACCGAGAAGAAGGGTGGCACCTGGGACGTCCAGGCCCGCTACGTACCGACCTTCACCGACATCCCGCCGGACCCCGAGGCCGAGCCGGGCAGCGCCGCCGCGCCCGGGGCGGCGCCCGGGCCCGTACGCGACCACCGGCTGGTCGACGTGGCTGCGGCGCTCAGGAACGGCAAGGACCTGCTCCCCGAGCAGCGCTCCCGGTACCGGCTGGCCTTCGAACGCACCCAGGGCACCGTACTGAACCGCGGCGCCGCGAACGACGGTCTGCGCCCCCTCCAAGAACTCCCGGGCGGCTGA
- a CDS encoding cache and HAMP domain-containing protein: MSLLGGIRPPIAVLSVLLLLLAGITALSLGSVRKDTLPEAVLTSQQHFAEDGAIALRASLDESVTDLNRAATLFSAGAPVPPDAVLDKISNVYQKWRGTAIVEISSGQLLAARGEDLPLTAVDRSKLSEEGGLSPRMVRLANGETRLLTFALLTWPGVPQQLLVSSSSLRFPGISLGDFRAIAVVDGKGRILSSDGIPEPEQVLTDLQRADVKRDTKQLKSFAKTAAKKAEQHPLSAKNPGSGGFLGVSGSLLGGEFAGDRAAAGYATLAGPEPGVGTTATSLGLTVVAMVNIAEDTRSASSAFAGLTAAGALLIIGALVILLLIGTVQRPLLALFLESRRLTRGDLHRPVTVPRTGEGSRIGLALERLRHQLLGRPDPGPDGVETGGKVRKAGVRTLVGLALLLLLGWCLPLGLMVNRAGEEAVIPQQIVNDQRDRTDTLNDRIRRALNEGHADLLSVASGMNDRTTPDHMGTVLERTLQQHLRYQSLYVVDANGTVLAKAGKDPQASRVKAADRRKPITLQEGGKEPVLIGAAEIAGRPGTALIGEFRIDFLNGLLKRPGLGQIRVVDGKHRVIASNSGYRAFEKLDDERLEALADGAALKVGMAPRPAGVLYRDNGTHTIAAAAPFVGGGAAKEMGWTVISWQPAKGLGIPEYSLQNRTVLAGLLGLTAAVACLGWLHLIVVRPLRELAQRAEALADGDRRTVLYPRHHDEVGAVTRSLEVIRQQLQELRRREAAGPTAGTHAAVASGTTPTHQAGRN; the protein is encoded by the coding sequence ATGTCACTGCTCGGTGGCATCCGCCCGCCGATCGCCGTCCTGTCCGTCCTGCTGCTGCTCCTCGCCGGCATCACCGCACTGAGCCTGGGCAGCGTCCGCAAGGACACCCTCCCCGAGGCCGTGCTCACCTCGCAGCAGCACTTCGCAGAGGACGGCGCCATCGCGCTGCGCGCCTCGCTGGACGAGAGCGTCACCGACCTCAACCGCGCCGCCACCCTCTTCTCCGCCGGGGCCCCGGTACCGCCGGACGCCGTCCTCGACAAGATCAGCAACGTCTACCAGAAGTGGCGCGGCACCGCGATCGTCGAGATCAGCTCCGGCCAGCTGCTCGCGGCCCGCGGCGAGGACCTGCCGCTGACCGCCGTCGACCGCTCCAAGCTGTCGGAGGAGGGCGGCCTCTCGCCCCGTATGGTCCGCCTGGCCAACGGCGAGACCCGGCTGCTGACCTTCGCCCTCCTCACCTGGCCGGGCGTGCCCCAGCAGCTGCTGGTCTCCTCCAGCAGCCTCCGCTTCCCCGGCATCAGCCTCGGTGACTTCCGGGCCATTGCCGTGGTCGACGGCAAGGGCCGCATCCTCAGCAGCGACGGCATCCCCGAACCCGAGCAGGTCCTCACCGACCTCCAGCGCGCCGACGTCAAGCGGGACACCAAGCAGCTCAAGTCCTTCGCCAAGACCGCCGCGAAGAAGGCCGAGCAGCACCCGCTGTCCGCCAAGAACCCCGGCTCCGGGGGCTTCCTCGGTGTCAGCGGCAGCCTGCTGGGCGGCGAGTTCGCGGGCGACCGCGCCGCCGCCGGCTATGCGACCCTGGCCGGTCCGGAGCCCGGTGTCGGCACCACCGCCACCAGCCTCGGCCTCACCGTCGTCGCCATGGTCAACATCGCCGAGGACACCCGGTCGGCCTCCAGCGCCTTCGCCGGCCTGACCGCGGCCGGCGCCCTGCTGATCATCGGCGCCCTGGTGATCCTCCTGCTCATCGGCACCGTGCAGCGCCCGCTGCTCGCGCTCTTCCTGGAGAGCCGCCGGCTGACCCGCGGCGACCTGCACCGCCCGGTGACGGTCCCCCGCACCGGCGAGGGCTCCCGCATCGGCCTGGCCCTCGAACGCCTGCGCCACCAGCTGCTCGGCCGGCCCGACCCCGGCCCGGACGGGGTCGAGACCGGCGGCAAGGTGCGCAAGGCCGGCGTCCGTACGCTCGTCGGCCTGGCCCTGCTCCTGCTGCTCGGCTGGTGCCTGCCGCTCGGCCTGATGGTCAACCGGGCCGGCGAGGAAGCCGTCATCCCCCAGCAGATCGTCAACGACCAGCGCGACCGCACCGACACCCTGAACGACCGGATCCGCCGCGCACTCAACGAGGGCCACGCCGACCTGCTGTCGGTGGCCTCCGGGATGAACGACCGGACCACCCCCGACCACATGGGCACCGTGCTGGAACGCACCCTCCAGCAGCACCTGCGCTACCAGTCCCTGTACGTGGTCGACGCGAACGGCACCGTGCTCGCCAAGGCCGGCAAGGACCCGCAGGCCTCCCGCGTCAAGGCCGCCGACCGCCGCAAGCCCATCACCCTGCAGGAGGGCGGCAAGGAGCCCGTCCTGATCGGCGCCGCGGAGATCGCCGGACGGCCGGGCACCGCCCTGATCGGCGAGTTCCGGATCGACTTCCTCAACGGGCTGCTCAAGCGGCCCGGCCTGGGCCAGATCCGGGTCGTCGACGGCAAGCACCGGGTCATCGCCTCCAACAGCGGCTACCGCGCCTTCGAGAAGCTCGACGACGAGCGGCTGGAGGCCCTGGCCGACGGCGCCGCGCTCAAGGTCGGCATGGCCCCCCGGCCGGCCGGTGTGCTCTACCGCGACAACGGCACGCACACCATCGCCGCCGCGGCCCCGTTCGTCGGCGGCGGCGCCGCCAAGGAAATGGGCTGGACCGTGATCAGCTGGCAGCCCGCGAAGGGCCTCGGCATCCCCGAGTACAGCCTGCAGAACCGCACCGTGCTCGCCGGGCTGCTCGGCCTGACCGCCGCGGTGGCCTGCCTCGGCTGGCTCCACCTCATCGTCGTACGCCCGCTGCGCGAACTCGCGCAGCGCGCCGAGGCCCTGGCGGACGGCGACCGCCGGACCGTCCTCTACCCGCGCCACCACGACGAGGTCGGCGCCGTCACCCGCAGTCTGGAAGTCATCCGGCAGCAGCTCCAGGAGCTGCGCAGGCGCGAAGCCGCCGGCCCCACCGCCGGTACCCACGCCGCCGTTGCCTCCGGCACCACGCCGACCCACCAGGCCGGAAGGAACTGA
- the pgsB gene encoding poly-gamma-glutamate synthase PgsB: MLFLYIVLVVCCLLMLVAGIIEQRRHFANLDEIPTRVLVNGIRGKSSITRLVAGALRGGGLVTVAKTTGTAARFIHPDATEEPVYRKFGIANVVEQIGIVRRAAAYRPDALVMECMAVMPPLQELNQAKLIQSTIGVLCNVREDHVAEMGPTLDDIGRSLSRSMPHGGICVTAEKDRFHVLQEEADARDCTLIYADPDMVSDEELRGFSWFTFKENVAIALTVADLLGIDRETALQGMYDAPPDPGVLSVERYIAPGDKRLRFANVFAANDPESTLMNINQLLDLGAISRPLNVVINCRPDRVERNGQMGQIVPDLQPDKVFVIGHPAKSAIDAIPAEWRDRAVDLGGDGRDGEEFMHELLGHLGADSSLVAIGNIHGQGEILLEHLAELPSFEEDAEPAQQAPRMQEAQQAQQPHPGYQAPQAYPAQHGYQVPQTTGPYAKPLDPYGYLPAAEEARWTTPGHQQYPYQQQYSHPAQPYDHSYESFAPAPQPQVQAQPQPQPPQQQQPRRPALEPAPWPRQEQPQPQQPQLPRPQNPQQQPQQWPSPGEPR, from the coding sequence GTGCTCTTCCTCTACATCGTGCTGGTCGTCTGCTGCCTGCTGATGCTGGTCGCCGGCATCATCGAGCAGCGGCGGCACTTCGCCAACCTGGACGAGATACCCACCCGGGTGCTCGTCAACGGCATCCGCGGCAAGAGTTCCATCACCCGGCTGGTGGCGGGCGCACTGCGCGGCGGCGGGCTGGTCACGGTCGCCAAGACCACCGGCACCGCGGCCCGCTTCATCCACCCCGACGCCACCGAGGAACCGGTCTACCGCAAGTTCGGCATCGCCAATGTCGTCGAGCAGATCGGCATCGTGCGGCGGGCCGCGGCCTACCGGCCGGACGCACTGGTCATGGAGTGCATGGCCGTCATGCCGCCGCTCCAGGAGCTCAACCAGGCCAAGCTGATCCAGTCCACCATCGGCGTGCTGTGCAACGTACGCGAGGACCATGTGGCCGAGATGGGCCCGACCCTCGACGACATCGGCCGCTCCCTGTCGCGGTCGATGCCGCACGGCGGCATCTGCGTCACCGCCGAGAAGGACCGCTTCCATGTCCTCCAGGAGGAGGCGGACGCCCGGGACTGCACGCTGATCTACGCGGACCCGGACATGGTCAGCGACGAGGAGCTGCGCGGCTTCAGCTGGTTCACCTTCAAGGAGAACGTGGCCATCGCGCTGACCGTCGCCGACCTCCTGGGCATCGACCGGGAGACCGCGCTCCAGGGCATGTACGACGCCCCGCCGGACCCGGGCGTGCTCTCCGTCGAGCGCTACATCGCCCCCGGCGACAAGCGGCTGCGGTTCGCCAACGTGTTCGCGGCCAACGACCCCGAGTCCACGCTGATGAACATCAACCAGCTGCTCGACCTCGGCGCGATCAGCCGCCCGCTGAACGTGGTCATCAACTGCCGTCCCGACCGGGTCGAGCGCAACGGCCAGATGGGCCAGATCGTGCCCGACCTCCAGCCGGACAAGGTGTTCGTCATCGGCCACCCGGCCAAGAGCGCCATCGACGCGATCCCCGCCGAGTGGCGCGACCGCGCCGTCGACCTCGGCGGCGACGGCCGCGACGGCGAGGAGTTCATGCACGAGCTGCTGGGCCACCTCGGGGCGGATTCCTCGCTCGTGGCCATCGGCAACATCCACGGCCAGGGCGAGATCCTGCTGGAGCACCTCGCCGAGCTGCCCTCCTTCGAGGAGGACGCCGAGCCGGCGCAGCAGGCACCGCGGATGCAGGAGGCCCAGCAGGCCCAGCAGCCGCACCCGGGGTACCAGGCACCGCAGGCGTACCCGGCGCAGCACGGGTACCAGGTACCGCAGACCACGGGCCCGTACGCCAAGCCCCTCGACCCGTACGGCTACCTGCCCGCGGCCGAGGAGGCACGGTGGACGACGCCGGGCCACCAGCAGTACCCGTACCAGCAGCAGTACTCGCACCCGGCCCAGCCCTACGACCACTCCTACGAGTCGTTCGCACCGGCACCGCAGCCCCAGGTGCAGGCGCAGCCGCAGCCACAGCCACCACAGCAACAGCAGCCGAGGCGCCCGGCGCTGGAGCCCGCCCCCTGGCCCCGCCAAGAGCAGCCCCAGCCCCAGCAGCCCCAGCTCCCCCGACCCCAGAACCCGCAGCAGCAGCCTCAGCAGTGGCCCAGCCCAGGAGAACCCCGTTGA
- a CDS encoding poly-gamma-glutamate biosynthesis protein PgsC/CapC, translated as MIPAVLTPEIAAIGIALGLLFSLVCYLTTNLSPGGMITPGWLALTLIEDLQRAAIVLGVTVLTYVLTLVVQRYVILYGKRLFAAVVLIGVILQGGVVILLQMEFPLLYANQTLGFIVPGLIAYQLVRQPKGATLLATGSATLMTYVVLTAGILLGVMPHA; from the coding sequence TTGATCCCCGCCGTCCTCACCCCCGAGATCGCCGCGATCGGCATCGCCCTGGGCCTGCTGTTCTCCCTCGTCTGCTACCTGACGACGAACCTGTCCCCCGGCGGCATGATCACCCCCGGCTGGCTCGCCCTCACCCTGATCGAGGACCTCCAGCGCGCCGCGATCGTCCTCGGCGTCACCGTGCTGACGTACGTCCTCACCCTCGTCGTCCAGCGCTACGTGATCCTCTACGGCAAGCGGCTGTTCGCGGCCGTCGTGCTGATCGGCGTGATCCTCCAGGGCGGGGTGGTGATCCTGCTGCAGATGGAGTTCCCGCTGCTGTACGCCAACCAGACGCTCGGCTTCATCGTGCCCGGCCTGATCGCCTACCAGCTGGTCCGCCAGCCCAAGGGCGCCACCCTGCTGGCGACGGGCTCCGCAACGCTCATGACGTACGTCGTCCTGACCGCCGGCATCCTGCTCGGCGTCATGCCGCACGCGTGA
- a CDS encoding NlpC/P60 family protein — MTAATSKRRTRPVLHAATVIALLAGSAYFTIELRKEEQAKAPAIQSVVDTPAAAAKTADESGQKWERLKNPERSVLRDGKGGILATFTDGARTATLTGPSRTFTEPATTKTRVVTENWVRLMPEVWRNGAEREQWFKDWFKKYFGSEEDDIFAMAFQYGDQAPVKKDAEGIAYAGDANFGPINPKGSVGNDYRLEESDFYDYLGIPYTFRSGTIMKPEPMRARSMDCSGFIRTVFGYRARFPLMATDSSGDGLARTANGMARGKPGVNVIPLKGVGTEHRPTSIDVLQPGDLLFFKLDARTGERLDHTGIYLGTDTDGHKIFISSREEANGPTIGDKGGTSRLDGNGYYATTLRSAKRV; from the coding sequence ATGACCGCCGCCACGTCCAAACGCCGCACCCGTCCCGTCCTGCACGCGGCCACCGTGATCGCGCTGCTGGCCGGAAGCGCGTACTTCACGATCGAGCTGCGCAAGGAGGAGCAGGCCAAGGCGCCGGCGATCCAGTCGGTCGTCGACACCCCCGCAGCCGCCGCCAAGACGGCCGACGAGAGCGGCCAGAAGTGGGAGCGGCTGAAGAACCCCGAGCGCTCCGTGCTGCGTGACGGCAAGGGCGGGATCCTCGCGACCTTCACCGACGGCGCCCGCACCGCCACCCTCACCGGCCCCAGCCGCACCTTCACCGAGCCGGCCACCACCAAGACCCGGGTGGTCACCGAGAACTGGGTCCGGCTGATGCCGGAGGTGTGGCGCAACGGCGCCGAGCGCGAGCAGTGGTTCAAGGACTGGTTCAAGAAGTACTTCGGCAGCGAAGAGGACGACATCTTCGCCATGGCCTTCCAGTACGGCGACCAGGCCCCGGTGAAGAAGGACGCCGAAGGCATCGCCTACGCGGGCGACGCCAACTTCGGCCCGATCAACCCCAAGGGCTCGGTCGGCAACGACTACCGGCTGGAGGAGTCGGACTTCTACGACTACCTCGGCATCCCCTACACCTTCCGCAGCGGCACCATCATGAAGCCCGAGCCCATGCGGGCCCGCTCGATGGACTGCTCCGGCTTCATCCGCACGGTCTTCGGCTACCGGGCCCGCTTCCCGCTGATGGCCACCGACAGCTCCGGCGACGGCCTGGCACGCACCGCCAACGGCATGGCCCGCGGCAAGCCGGGCGTGAACGTCATCCCGCTCAAGGGGGTCGGCACCGAGCACCGGCCCACATCCATCGATGTGCTCCAGCCGGGCGACCTGCTGTTCTTCAAGCTGGACGCGCGCACCGGGGAGCGGCTGGACCACACCGGCATCTACCTGGGCACCGACACCGACGGCCACAAGATCTTCATCTCCAGCCGCGAGGAGGCGAACGGGCCCACCATCGGCGACAAGGGCGGCACCTCGCGCCTCGACGGCAACGGCTACTACGCGACGACGCTGCGCAGCGCCAAGCGCGTCTGA